A window of the Helianthus annuus cultivar XRQ/B chromosome 4, HanXRQr2.0-SUNRISE, whole genome shotgun sequence genome harbors these coding sequences:
- the LOC110936349 gene encoding oxysterol-binding protein-related protein 3C, with protein sequence MAQKGGGFFSSLASSLSNFKSQVNFMLGYEGLEVINPEGGTEDAEVEAQKGRWKHEDRDSHWKMMQKYVGADITSMVTLPVLIFEPMTMLQKMAELMEYSHLLKLADECEDPHMRLVYAASWFISNYYALQRTWKPFNPILGETYEMVNHNGITFIAEQISHHPPISAAHAENDHFVYDITSKVKTKFLGNSVDVYPLGRTRLKLKKDGVILELVPPPTKVNNLIFGRTWVDSPGDMVLTNLTTGDKVVLYFQPCGWFGAGRYEVDGYVYNAAEEPKILMTGKWNTSMSYQPCDLDGEPLPGTDLKEVWRVAEAPANDKFQYTHFAHKVNSFDTAPTNLLASDSRLRSDRYALEKGDMSKAGSEKSILEEKQRAEKRTRESKGQKFVPRWFDMTEETYVTPWGDLEICEYNGKYSEHRDAVGNANTNDADITKIEFNPWQYGNVAEAE encoded by the exons ATGGCACAGAAGGGTGGAGGATTCTTCTCGTCGCTTGCTTCAAGTTTGTCCAATTTTAAGAGCCAGGTTAACTT TATGCTTGGTTATGAGGGACTGGAGGTGATAAATCCGGAAGGAGGGACGGAAGATGCTGAAGTTGAAGCACAAAAAGGGAGATGGAAACATGAG GATCGTGACAGTCACTGGAAAATGATGCAGAAGTATGTAGGTGCTGATATCACATCCATGGTTACTCTACCCGTGCTCATTTTTGAGCCAATGACAATGCTGCAGAAAATGGCAGAG TTGATGGAATATTCCCACCTGCTAAAGCTAGCAGATGAATGTGAGGATCCACACATGCGGTTGGTGTATGCAG CGTCCTGGTTTATATCCAATTATTATGCTTTGCAACGAACCTGGAAGCCTTTCAATCCAATTCTTGGTGAAACCTATGAAATGGTTAATCATAATGGAATCACATTTATTGCAGAGCAG ATTAGCCATCATCCCCCAATAAGTGCTGCACATGCTGAAAATGATCATTTTGTTTACGATATAACTTCAAAAGTGAAGACCAAGTTTCTTGGCAACTCGGTTGATGTATATCCTCTTGGAAG AACACGGTTGAAGCTGAAGAAAGATGGAGTAATCCTAGAGTTGGTGCCCCCTCCCACAAAGGTTAACAACCTAATATTTGGAAGGACATGGGTTGACTCTCCAGGAGACATGGTGTTGACCAACTTGACCACAGGAGACAAAGTCGTTCTATACTTTCAACCCTGTGGTTGGTTTGG TGCTGGCCGCTATGAAGTGGATGGATACGTATATAATGCTGCTGAAGAACCAAAGATATTGATGACAGGAAAATGGAACACATCTATGAGCTATCAGCCTTGTGATTTGGATGGGGAACCCCTTCCAGGCACTGACCTTAAAGAG GTTTGGAGAGTTGCCGAGGCTCCAGCAAACGACAAGTTTCAGTATACGCATTTCGCACATAAAGTAAACAGCTTTGATACAGCACCAACAAATTTACTGGCATCAGATTCTCGCTTGCGGTCAGATAGATACGCACTTGAGAAGGGTGACATGTCTAAAGCTGGTTCCGAAAAGAGCAT TCTGGAGGAGAAGCAAAGGGCTGAGAAGAGGACTCGTGAGTCAAAGGGTCAGAAATTTGTTCCACGATGGTTTGACATGACGGAAGAGACCTACGTGACACCTTGGGGTGATTTGGAGATCTGCGAGTACAATGGGAAGTATTCTGAACACAGAGATGCTGTTGGTAACGCAAACACGAATGATGCTGACATCACGAAGATAGAATTCAACCCTTGGCAATATGGTAATGTTGCTGAAGCTGAGTGA